The DNA segment TAAGCTGGTTTGGCCACTGGTATGGAGTGTCAACGCGGTGCACAGAGCAGGACCTCAACACTGCACAGACATACCACAGGCCTTCGGTTCTCCATCCTCATCTGTTTCGGAGGTAAAAATAAAGCCCTGGGATTTGAAGATGCAGACAGAGTCGGAACGCAGTACCGATGACAGAGCTATGAGGACAGAGACAAATTAGAGTGTTGACGGCAACATAGAGGAAATTACCCTGGTCTTTCAGGACAATAGTGAACGCTCAGCTCACTCTGTCCTGCTCTGAGGAAAACAAGTGTTCTCATCTTCTCATGTTCACTTGGGATTTCTTTCTCAACTCAGACTCCTCCAAGACAGGAGCTTGTGTTTCCACTGATTTAATCTGGTGTTGAAGTCTTACTGGGGGGGTGGTGAAGTCTTACTGGGGGTGGTGAAGTCTTACTGGGTTGTTGAAGTCTTACTGGGGGTGGTGAAGTCTTACTGGGAGTGTTAAAGTCTTACTGTGGGGGTGTTGAAGTCTTACTGTGGGGTGTTGAAGTCTTACTGTGGGTGTGTTGAAGTATTACTGGGGGGTGTTGAAGTCTTACTGGGGAGGTTGAAGTCTTACTGGGGAGGTTGAAATCTTACTGGGGGCTGTTGAAGTCTTCTGGGGAGTGTTGAAATCTTACTGGGGGTGTTGAAGTCTTACTCGGGGGGTGTTGAAGTCTTACTGGGGGGTGTTGAAGTCTTACTGGGGAGGTTGAAGTCTTACTGGGGAGGTTGAATTCTTACTGGGGGGGGTGAAGTCTTTACTGGGGGGTTGTTGAAGTCTTACTGGGGAGGTTGAAGTCTTACTGGGGAGGTTGAAGTCTTACTGGGGGGTGTTGAAGTCTTACTGGGGAGGTTGAAATCTTACTGGGGGTGTTGAAGTCTTACTGGGGGTTGTTGAAGTCTTTCTGGGGGTGTTGAAGTCTTACTGGGGGTGTTGAAGTCTTACTGGGGGTGTTGAAGTCTTACTGGGGGGTGTTGAAGTCTTACCAGGGATGTTGAAATCTTACTTGGGGCTGTTGAAGTCTTCCTCGGGGGGTGTTGAAGTCTTACTGGGGGGTGTTGAAGTCTTACTGGGGAGGTTGAAGTCTTACTGGGGAGGTTGAATTCTTACTGGGGGGTGTTGAAGTCTTACTGGGGGGTGAAGTCTTTACTGGGGGTTGTTGAAGTCTTACTGGGGAGGTTGAAGTCTTACTGGGGGGTGTTGAAGTCTTACTGGGGAGGTTGAAATCTTGTTGAAGTCTTACTGGGGGGTTGTTGAAGTCTTTCTGGGGGGTTGTTGAAGTCTTACTGGGGGGTGTTGAAGTCTTACTGGGGGTGTTGAAGTATTACTGGGGGGTGTTGAAGTCTTACTGGGGAGGTTGAAGTCTTACTGGGGAGGTTGAAATCTTACTGGGGGCTGTTGAAGTCTTCCTCGGGGGGTGTTGAAGTCTTCCTGGGGGGTGTTGAAGTCTTACTGGGGAGGTTGAAGTCTTACTGGGGAGGTTGAATTCTTACTGGGGGATGTTGAAGTCTTACTGGGGGGGGTGAAGTCTTTACTGGGGGTTGTTGAAGTCTTACTGGGGAGGTTGAAGTCTTACTGGGGGGTGTTGAAGTCTTACTGGGGAGGTTGAAATCTTACTGGGGGTGTTGAAGTCTTACTGGGGGTTGTTGAAGTCTTTCTGGGGGGTGTTGAAGTCTTACTGGGGGTGTTGAAGTCTTACTGGGGGGTGTTGAAGTCTTACTGGGGAGGTTGAAATCTTACTGGGGGGTGTTGAAGTCTTACTGGGGGGGGTGTTGAAGTCTTACTGGGGGGTGTTGAAGTCTTACTGGGGATGTTGAATAAAAGAAGCCAGCTATGAGCTCCCCTCATTTAATCACTTTAGCTGCAGTTATTCCTTCCTGCTGTAAAAAACACATACTGTAGGCTAGTTATAATGGACCACAGTAATCCTGTAATGATTGTTGCTTACTGGGTACTGTCCTTGTTCCTTTGCTTCAAGTGTATGTGTACATTCCACTATCCTGATTCATGGCTGTACTGAAGTGCACCAGCCTTCAAAAGGAAAGATGGAAAGCGGGAGTGATTTATGAAAAGATGGAAACGACAGAGGACTGAAAGGGGTCGAGGGTGCCTCTTGCCCCCTGTTCTGTTCAGTCGTTCCGCTGCTCCCCCTGGTTAGGACCTGGCTGATGGGATTTCCAGACCTCCCTATCAGGGGCGACAGGTGGGGGAGGGTAAACTGTTCAATCCCAATCTGAGAATCCTGGCCCCCCTAACCAGCCCCTAGATATTGTTCCCTCAAATTCAATACAATATAACTTCATTGTCCCCAAATATGTTTTAGTTGGCAGTCATTAGTGTAGAGGTTATACAGAATAGTTAATATGTACTTAGAGGAAGGCATGGACACAACAGCCTCTCAaagaaatacactgaacaaaaatataaacgcaacatgtaaaatgttggtcccatgtttcatgagctgaagaacaattatcccagaaatgttccctATGCACAAAAaggttatttctctcaaatgttgtgcacacattggtttacatccctgttagtgaccatttctcatttgccaagataatccatccacctgacaggtgtggcatatcaagaagctgattatacagcatgatcattacacaggtgtaccttgtgctaggtacaataaaaggccactcactctaaatgtgcagttttgccacagatatctcaagttttgagggagcgcgcAATTGGCATTCTGATTGCAGAAATGTCCACaagagctgttgccaaataattgAATGTTCCTTTGCTCTACTATAAattgcctccaacgttgtttgagagaatttggcattacatccaggacctccacatccagcttcttcacctgcaggatcgtctgagggaggggtgctgaggagtatttgtctgtctgtaataacgTCATTTTGTGGGGCTCCACAGATACTTTGAACTCTCGCAAAGTGGGAGATGCTGTCAAGAAACATTGGCATGTTTTATCATCAGACCCAGCTTTGCCAGCAGAATTTAAGAACCCACCACTTATAGTATATAGGAGAGGTAGCAATTTACGCGACAAGTTGGTCCATGCCAACTGCCACAAACGAAAATGAGCCAGGCTCTTTTACGCCCTCTTCTGAATGGTAGCTATAAATGCAGAGGCTGCGCACAGTGCAACAATATAATGAACTGTGAATACTTCTGCCAACCACATTGGGAAAACGGTTCCAAATAAATGACATTTTGACGTGCTTCTCCACCCATGTTATCTACATGATTAAATGTCAATGTGGGTCGCATTATATAGGAAAAACCTCTCATTCTCTCAAACAGAGAATTAGTGAACGTAAAAGTTCAATTGTCACAATACATTTTAATGACCTAAAACATGACATTTCTACCTTTAGGTTTTGTGGCAAAGAGAAAGTCAAGATATCAGACAGGTGATATAGATAATACTCTGAggaaaagagaatgttttgggattTTCACCCTCCAGACATTATTCCCCAAAAGTGTCAATGATACAAGGCCCATGCATGTTATGTTTTACATGTGAACAAGAACTAATGCCTTGTCGTTCACCACTTCAGCCTACTCCTGCACTGTACCCAATAATTTATCAGAACTTACTTGATAGGTCGATGTCCTCGTTGTGGTTTTACAGACGTTCTATGTACACACTTTATTAGAATATTTATGTAATGCCCATTGTTATATTTGTGAGGAACACATGTTTATTTTTCCTTGACTCCAACCCCATTCGATGCACGgaacagatcaaatcaaatcaaatgttagtggtcacatacacatggttagcagatgttattgtgagtgtagcgaaatgcttgtgcttctaattccgacagtgcagcaatatctaacaagtcatctaacaattccacaacaaatacctaacacacaaatctaagaaaaggaatggaataagaatatgtaaatATAAATGTATGGATGACCAATGACCGAGTAGtataggctaagatgcaatagatataGAATAAAGTAAATACATACGAGATGACTAATGCCAGATAagatgtaaacattcttaaagtggcattattattTATTAAAGTGGGCAaggatttcaagtctgtatgtagacagctgcctctctgtgctagtggtggctgtttaacagtctgatggccttgagatagaagctgtttttcagtctctctgtcccagctttgatgcagctgtactgacctcgccttctggatggtagcggggtgaacaggcagtggctcgggtgcttgttgtccttgataatctttttagccttcctgtgacatcgggtgctagaTGTGGGTGGAGCAGTGTCTGCATAAGGGTGAAAATTAAAAACGCTCACAAAAGCTCCACATCCAGCTTCCTCACCGGTGGGATTGTCTGAGGGAGGGTGGGGggttgctgaggagtatttctgtctgtaataaagaccttttgtggggaaaaacattCTGAtttgctgggcctggctcccaagtgggtggacctatgccctccaaggcccaccaATGGCTGGACCTCTGCacattcatgtgaaatccatggacTCATTTATTTagttcaattgactgatttccttatatgaaccgtaactcagtaaaatcgttgaaattgttgcgtgttgcatttgtatatttgttcagtataaataaatcaataaaatacaGAGGTAAGAGCTGAGaaatgagggagggatggagagatgtttTTTTACAGGTGCTTTAACCATGTGGTTTTAATGTTTGGTCCTCTAAGGCAGGCACTCAGAGCAAGACCAGCCGTGGTGGGAAAAGAGCAGAAACACAACAGGAACTTTTTTATCTTCTAAAAATGATTTATTAATACAATATGGTATAGTACACCCCATAGCACAGCATGACTGGCAGAAACCAGAGGAGGCAAAAGTagagaaaacactaaacaatgaTCCCATTCCCACATGTGTACGTGACTGAGTAAGCAGTACATAATCACATTAAACCCTTGCTAAAATCATAGTCAGCAAattgaataaaataaaacatacaaATGTCAGGAAATGCAGTTTGTCCCATCTCCAAGAACTCTATGATGCCATCCCAGGTGCCTTCACCTTCACTCCGACAACTCCGTCCCAGGTCCCTTCACTCCGACAACTCCGTCCCAGTTGCCTTAACTCCGACAACTCCGTCCCAGGTCCCTTCACTCCGACAACTCCATCCCAGGTGCCTTCACTCCGACAACTCCAACCCAGATGCCTTCACTCCGTCCCAGATGCCTTCACTCCGTCCCAGGTGCCTTCACTCCGACAACTCCATCCCAGATGCCTTCACTCCGTCCCAGATGCCTTCACTCCGTCCCAGATGCCTTCACTCCGTCCCAGATGCCTTCACTCCGTCCCAGGTGCCTTCACTCCGACAACTCCATCCCAGATGCCTTCACTCCGTCCCAGATGCCTTCACTCCGTCCCAGATGCCTTCACTCCGTCCCAGATGCCTTCACTCCGTCCCAGATGCCTTCACTCCGTCCCAGATGCCTTCACTCCGTCCCAGATGCCTTCATTTCGACAACTCCGACCCAGGTGCCTTCACTCCGACAACTCCATCCCAGATGCCTTCACTCCGTCCCAGATGCCTTCACTCCATCCCAGATGCCTTCACTCCGTCCCAGATGCCTTCACTCCGTCCCAGATGCCTTCACTCCGTCCCAGATGCCTTCACTCCATCCCAGATGCCTTCACTCCGTCCCAGATGCCTTCACTCCGTCCCAGATGCCTTCACTCCATCCCAGATGCCTTCACTCCGTCCCAGATGCCTTCACTCCGTCCCAGATGCCTTCACTCCGTCCCAGATGCCTTCATTTCGACAACTCCGACCCAGGTGCCTTCACTCTGACAACTCCATCCCAGGTGCCTTCACTCCGACAACTCCATCCCAGATGCCTTCACTCCGTCCCAGATGCCTTCACTCCGACCCAGGTGCCTTCACTCCGACAACTCCGACCCAGGTGCCTTCACTCCGTCCCAGATGCCTTCACTCCGACAACTCCATCCCAGATGCCTTCACTCCGTCCCAGATGCCTTCACTCCGACAACTCCATCCCAGATGCCTTCACTCCGTCCCAGATGCCTTCACTCCGTCCCAGGTGCCTTCACTCCGTCCCAGATGCCTTCACTCCGACCCAGGTGCCTTCACTCCGACAACTCCGACCCAGGTGCCTTCACTCCGTCCCAGATGCCTTCACTCCGACAACTCCATCCCAGATGCCTTCACTCCGTCCCAGATGCCTTCACTCCGTCCCAGGTGCCTTCACTCCGACAACTCCATCCCAGATGCCTTCACTCCGTCCCAGATGCCTTCACTCCGTCCCAGATGCCTTCACTCCGTCCCAGGTGCCTTCACTCCGACAACTCCATCCCAGATGCCTTCACTCCGTCCCAGGTGCCTTCACTCCGTCCCAGATGCCTTCACTCCGTCCCAGATGCCTTCACTCCGTCCCAGATGCCTTCACTCCGTCCCAGATGCCTTCACTCCGTCCCAGGTGCCTTCACTCCGACAACTCCATCCCAGATGCCTTCACTCCGTCCCACAACTCCGTCCCAGATGCCTTCACTCCGTCCCAGATGCCTTCACTCCGTCCCAGGTGCCTTCACTCCGACAACTCCATCCCAGATGCCTTCACTCCGTCCCAGATGCCTTCACTCCGTCCCAGATGCCTTCACTCCGTCCCAGATGCCTTCACTCCGTCCCAGATGCCTTCACTCCGTCCCAGATGCCTTCACTCCGTCCCAGATGCCTTCATTTCGACAACTCCGACCCAGGTGCCTTCACTCCGACAACTCCATCCCAGATGCCTTCACTCCGTCCCAGATGCCTTCACTCCGTCCCAGATGCCTTCACTCCGTCCCAGATGCCTTCACTCCGTCCCAGATGCCTTCACTCCATCCCAGATGCCTTCACTCCGTCCCAGATGCCTTCACTCCATCCCAGATGCCTTCACTCCGTCCCAGATGCCTTCACTCCGTCCCAGATGCCTTCACTCCGTCCCAGATGCCTTCATCCGTCCCAGATGCCTTCACTCCGACAACTCCCAGGTGCCTTCACTCTGACAACTCCATCCCAGGTGCCTTCACTCCGACAACTCCATCCCAGATGCCTTCACTCCGTCCCAGATGCCTTCACTCCGACCCAGGTGCCTTCACTCCGACAACTCCGACCCAGGTGCCTTCACTCCGTCCCAGATGCCTTCACTCCGACAACTCCATCCCAGATGCCTTCACTCCGTCCCAGATGCCTTCACTCCGTCCCAGGTGCCTTCACTCCGACAACTCCATCCCAGATGCCTTCACTCCGTCCCAGATGCCTTCACTCCGTCCCAGGTGCCTTCACTCCGTCCCAGATGCCTTCACTCCGACCCAGGTGCCTTCACTCCGACAACTCCGACCCAGGTGCCTTCACTCCGTCCCAGATGCCTTCACTCCGACAACTCCATCCCAGATGCCTTCACTCCGTCCCAGATGCCTTCACTCCGTCCCAGGTGCCTTCACTCCGACAACTCCATCCCAGACTCCGTCCCAGATGCCTTCACTCCGTCCCAGATGCCTTCACTCCGTCCCAGGTGCCTTCACTCCGACAACTCCATCCCAGATGCCTTCACTCCGTCCCAGGTGCCTTCACTCCGTCCCAGATGCCTTCACTCCGTCCCAGATGCCTTCACTCCGTCCCAGATGCCTTCACTCCGTCCCAGATGCCTTCACTCCGTCCCAGGTGCCTTCACTCCGACAACTCCATCCCAGGTGCCTTCACTCCGTCCCAGGTGCCTTCACTCCGTCCCAGGTGCCTTCACTCCGTCCCAGGTGCCT comes from the Oncorhynchus keta strain PuntledgeMale-10-30-2019 unplaced genomic scaffold, Oket_V2 Un_contig_963_pilon_pilon, whole genome shotgun sequence genome and includes:
- the LOC118376659 gene encoding uncharacterized protein LOC118376659 isoform X7 → MPSLRPRCLHSDNSIPDAFTPSQMPSLRPRCLHSVPDAFTPSQMPSLRPRCLHSVPDAFTPSQMPSLRPRCLHSVPDAFTPSQMPSLRPRCLHSVPDAFTPSQMPSFRQLRPRCLHSDNSIPGAFTPTTPSQMPSLRPRCLHSDPGAFTPTTPTQMPSLRPRCLHSDNSIPDAFTPSQMPSLRPRCLHSVPDAFTPTQVPSLRQLRPRCLHSVPDAFTPTTPSQMPSLRPRCLHSVPGAFTPTTPSQMPSLRPRCLHSVPDAFTPSQVPSLRQLHPRCLHSVPGAFTPSQMPSLRPRCLHSVPDAFTPSQMPSLRPRCLHSVPGAFTPTTPSQMPSLRPRCLHSVPDAFTPSQMPSLRPRCLHSVPDAFTPSQMPSFRQLRPRCLHSDNSIPGAFTPTTPSQMPSLRPRCLHSDPGAFTPTTPTQVPSLRPRCLHSDNSIPDAFTPSQMPSLRPRCLHSDNSIPDAFTPSQMPSLRPRCLHSVPDAFTPTQVPSLRQLRPRCLHSVPDAFTPTTPSQMPSLRPRCLHSVPGAFTPTTPSQMPSLRPRCLHSVPDAFTPSQMPSLRPRCLHSVPDAFTPSQVPSLRQLHPRCLHSVPDAFTPSQMPSLRPRCLHSVPGTFTPTTP
- the LOC118376659 gene encoding uncharacterized protein LOC118376659 isoform X18, whose translation is MPSLRPRCLHSDNSIPDAFTPSQMPSLRPRCLHSVPDAFTPSQMPSLRPRCLHSVPDAFTPSQMPSLRPRCLHSVPDAFTPSQMPSLRPRCLHSVPDAFTPSQMPSFRQLRPRCLHSDNSIPGAFTPTTPSQMPSLRPRCLHSDPGAFTPTTPTQMPSLRPRCLHSDNSIPDAFTPSQMPSLRPRCLHSVPDAFTPTQVPSLRQLRPRCLHSVPDAFTPTTPSQMPSLRPRCLHSVPGAFTPTTPSQMPSLRPRCLHSVPDAFTPSQVPSLRQLHPRCLHSVPGAFTPSQMPSLRPRCLHSVPDAFTPSQMPSLRPRCLHSVPGAFTPTTPSQMPSLRPRCLHSVPDAFTPSQMPSLRPRCLHSVPDAFTPSQMPSFRQLRPRCLHSDNSIPGAFTPTTPSQMPSLRPRCLHSDPGAFTPTTPTQVPSLRPRCLHSDNSIPDAFTPSQMPSLRPRCLHSDNSIPDAFTPSQMPSLRPRCLHSVPDAFTPTQVPSLRQLRPRCLHSVPDAFTPTTPSQMPSLRPRCLHSVPGAFTPTTPSQMPSLRPRCLHSVPDAFTPSQVPSLRQLHPRCLHSVPDAFTPSQMPSLRPRCLHSVPGTFTPTTP
- the LOC118376659 gene encoding uncharacterized protein LOC118376659 isoform X4 encodes the protein MPSLRPRCLHSDNSIPDAFTPSQMPSLRPRCLHSVPDAFTPSQMPSLRPRCLHSVPDAFTPSQMPSLRPRCLHSVPDAFTPSQMPSLRPRCLHSVPDAFTPSQMPSFRQLRPRCLHSDNSIPGAFTPTTPSQMPSLRPRCLHSDPGAFTPTTPTQMPSLRPRCLHSDNSIPDAFTPSQMPSLRPRCLHSVPDAFTPTQVPSLRQLRPRCLHSVPDAFTPTTPSQMPSLRPRCLHSVPGAFTPTTPSQMPSLRPRCLHSVPDAFTPSQVPSLRQLHPRCLHSVPGAFTPSQMPSLRPRCLHSVPDAFTPSQMPSLRPRCLHSVPGAFTPTTPSQMPSLRPRCLHSVPDAFTPSQMPSLRPRCLHSVPDAFTPSQMPSFRQLRPRCLHSDNSIPGAFTPTTPSQMPSLRPRCLHSDPGAFTPTTPTQVPSLRPRCLHSDNSIPDAFTPSQMPSLRPRCLHSDNSIPDAFTPSQMPSLRPRCLHSVPDAFTPTQVPSLRQLRPRCLHSVPDAFTPTTPSQMPSLRPRCLHSVPGAFTPTTPSQMPSLRPRCLHSVPDAFTPSQMPSLRPRCLHSVPDAFTPSQVPSLRPRCLHSVPGAFTPSQMPSLRPRCLHSVPDAFTPSQMPSLRPRCLHSVPGTFTPTTP
- the LOC118376659 gene encoding uncharacterized protein LOC118376659 isoform X12: MPSLRPRCLHSDNSIPDAFTPSQMPSLRPRCLHSVPDAFTPSQMPSLRPRCLHSVPDAFTPSQMPSLRPRCLHSVPDAFTPSQMPSLRPRCLHSVPDAFTPSQMPSFRQLRPRCLHSDNSIPGAFTPTTPSQMPSLRPRCLHSDPGAFTPTTPTQMPSLRPRCLHSDNSIPDAFTPSQMPSLRPRCLHSVPDAFTPTQVPSLRQLRPRCLHSVPDAFTPTTPSQMPSLRPRCLHSVPGAFTPTTPSQMPSLRPRCLHSVPDAFTPSQVPSLRQLHPRCLHSVPGAFTPSQMPSLRPRCLHSVPDAFTPSQMPSLRPRCLHSVPGAFTPTTPSQMPSLRPRCLHSVPDAFTPSQMPSLRPRCLHSVPDAFTPSQMPSFRQLRPRCLHSDNSIPGAFTPTTPSQMPSLRPRCLHSDPGAFTPTTPTQVPSLRPRCLHSDNSIPDAFTPSQMPSLRPRCLHSDNSIPDAFTPSQMPSLRPRCLHSVPDAFTPTQVPSLRQLRPRCLHSVPDAFTPTTPSQMPSLRPRCLHSVPGAFTPTTPSQMPSLRPRCLHSVPDAFTPSQMPSLRPRCLHSVPDAFTPSQMPSLRPRCLHSVPDAFTPSQMPSLRPRCLHSVPGTFTPTTP
- the LOC118376659 gene encoding uncharacterized protein LOC118376659 isoform X22; this translates as MPSLRPRCLHSDNSIPDAFTPSQMPSLRPRCLHSVPDAFTPSQMPSLRPRCLHSVPDAFTPSQMPSLRPRCLHSVPDAFTPSQMPSLRPRCLHSVPDAFTPSQMPSFRQLRPRCLHSDNSIPGAFTPTTPSQMPSLRPRCLHSDPGAFTPTTPTQMPSLRPRCLHSDNSIPDAFTPSQMPSLRPRCLHSVPDAFTPTQVPSLRQLRPRCLHSVPDAFTPTTPSQMPSLRPRCLHSVPGAFTPTTPSQMPSLRPRCLHSVPDAFTPSQVPSLRQLHPRCLHSVPGAFTPSQMPSLRPRCLHSVPDAFTPSQMPSLRPRCLHSVPGAFTPTTPSQMPSLRPRCLHSVPDAFTPSQMPSLRPRCLHSVPDAFTPSQMPSFRQLRPRCLHSDNSIPGAFTPTTPSQMPSLRPRCLHSDPGAFTPTTPTQVPSLRPRCLHSDNSIPDAFTPSQMPSLRPRCLHSDNSIPDAFTPSQMPSLRPRCLHSVPDAFTPTQVPSLRQLRPRCLHSVPDAFTPTTPSQMPSLRPRCLHSVPGAFTPTTPSQMPSLRPRCLHSVPDAFTPSQMPSLRPRCLHSVPDAFTPSQMPSLRPRCLHSVPGTFTPTTP
- the LOC118376659 gene encoding nascent polypeptide-associated complex subunit alpha, muscle-specific form-like isoform X15 gives rise to the protein MPSLRPRCLHSDNSIPDAFTPSQMPSLRPRCLHSVPDAFTPSQMPSLRPRCLHSVPDAFTPSQMPSLRPRCLHSVPDAFTPSQMPSLRPRCLHSVPDAFTPSQMPSFRQLRPRCLHSDNSIPGAFTPTTPSQMPSLRPRCLHSDPGAFTPTTPTQMPSLRPRCLHSDNSIPDAFTPSQMPSLRPRCLHSVPDAFTPTQVPSLRQLRPRCLHSVPDAFTPTTPSQMPSLRPRCLHSVPGAFTPTTPSQMPSLRPRCLHSVPDAFTPSQVPSLRQLHPRCLHSVPGAFTPSQMPSLRPRCLHSVPDAFTPSQMPSLRPRCLHSVPGAFTPTTPSQMPSLRPRCLHSVPDAFTPSQMPSLRPRCLHSVPDAFTPSQMPSFRQLRPRCLHSDNSIPGAFTPTTPSQMPSLRPRCLHSDPGAFTPTTPTQVPSLRPRCLHSDNSIPDAFTPSQMPSLRPRCLHSDNSIPDAFTPSQMPSLRPRCLHSVPDAFTPTQVPSLRQLRPRCLHSVPDAFTPTTPSQMPSLRPRCLHSVPDAFTPSQVPSLRQLHPRCLHSVPGAFTPSQVPSLRPRCLHSVPGAFTPSQMPSLRPRCLHSVPDAFTPSQMPSLRPRCLHSVPGTFTPTTP
- the LOC118376659 gene encoding uncharacterized protein LOC118376659 isoform X19; amino-acid sequence: MPSLRPRCLHSDNSIPDAFTPSQMPSLRPRCLHSVPDAFTPSQMPSLRPRCLHSVPDAFTPSQMPSLRPRCLHSVPDAFTPSQMPSLRPRCLHSVPDAFTPSQMPSFRQLRPRCLHSDNSIPGAFTPTTPSQMPSLRPRCLHSDPGAFTPTTPTQMPSLRPRCLHSDNSIPDAFTPSQMPSLRPRCLHSVPDAFTPTQVPSLRQLRPRCLHSVPDAFTPTTPSQMPSLRPRCLHSVPGAFTPTTPSQMPSLRPRCLHSVPDAFTPSQVPSLRQLHPRCLHSVPGAFTPSQMPSLRPRCLHSVPDAFTPSQMPSLRPRCLHSVPGAFTPTTPSQMPSLRPRCLHSVPDAFTPSQMPSLRPRCLHSVPDAFTPSQMPSFRQLRPRCLHSDNSIPGAFTPTTPSQMPSLRPRCLHSDPGAFTPTTPTQVPSLRPRCLHSDNSIPDAFTPSQMPSLRPRCLHSDNSIPDAFTPSQMPSLRPRCLHSVPDAFTPTQVPSLRQLRPRCLHSVPDAFTPTTPSQMPSLRPRCLHSVPGAFTPTTPSQMPSLRPRCLHSVPDAFTPSQMPSLRPRCLHSDNSIPDAFTPSQMPSLRPRCLHSVPGTFTPTTP
- the LOC118376659 gene encoding uncharacterized protein LOC118376659 isoform X24; the encoded protein is MPSLRPRCLHSDNSIPDAFTPSQMPSLRPRCLHSVPDAFTPSQMPSLRPRCLHSVPDAFTPSQMPSLRPRCLHSVPDAFTPSQMPSLRPRCLHSVPDAFTPSQMPSFRQLRPRCLHSDNSIPGAFTPTTPSQMPSLRPRCLHSDPGAFTPTTPTQMPSLRPRCLHSDNSIPDAFTPSQMPSLRPRCLHSVPDAFTPTQVPSLRQLRPRCLHSVPDAFTPTTPSQMPSLRPRCLHSVPGAFTPTTPSQMPSLRPRCLHSVPDAFTPSQVPSLRQLHPRCLHSVPGAFTPSQMPSLRPRCLHSVPDAFTPSQMPSLRPRCLHSVPGAFTPTTPSQMPSLRPRCLHSVPDAFTPSQMPSLRPRCLHSVPDAFTPSQMPSFRQLRPRCLHSDNSIPGAFTPTTPSQMPSLRPRCLHSDPGAFTPTTPTQVPSLRPRCLHSDNSIPDAFTPSQMPSLRPRCLHSDNSIPDAFTPSQMPSLRPRCLHSVPDAFTPTQVPSLRQLRPRCLHSVPDAFTPTTPSQMPSLRPRCLHSVPGAFTPTTPSQMPSLRPRCLHSVPGAFTPSQMPSLRPRCLHSVPDAFTPSQMPSLRPRCLHSVPGTFTPTTP
- the LOC118376659 gene encoding nascent polypeptide-associated complex subunit alpha, muscle-specific form-like isoform X21 — its product is MPSLRPRCLHSDNSIPDAFTPSQMPSLRPRCLHSVPDAFTPSQMPSLRPRCLHSVPDAFTPSQMPSLRPRCLHSVPDAFTPSQMPSLRPRCLHSVPDAFTPSQMPSFRQLRPRCLHSDNSIPGAFTPTTPSQMPSLRPRCLHSDPGAFTPTTPTQMPSLRPRCLHSDNSIPDAFTPSQMPSLRPRCLHSVPDAFTPTQVPSLRQLRPRCLHSVPDAFTPTTPSQMPSLRPRCLHSVPGAFTPTTPSQMPSLRPRCLHSVPDAFTPSQVPSLRQLHPRCLHSVPGAFTPSQMPSLRPRCLHSVPDAFTPSQMPSLRPRCLHSVPGAFTPTTPSQMPSLRPRCLHSVPDAFTPSQMPSLRPRCLHSVPDAFTPSQMPSFRQLRPRCLHSDNSIPGAFTPTTPSQMPSLRPRCLHSDPGAFTPTTPTQVPSLRPRCLHSDNSIPDAFTPSQMPSLRPRCLHSDNSIPDAFTPSQMPSLRPRCLHSDNSDPGAFTPSQMPSLRQLHPRCLHSVPDAFTPSQMPSLRPRCLHSVPGAFTPTTPSQMPSLRPRCLHSVPDAFTPSQVPSLRQLHPRCLHSVPDAFTPSQMPSLRPRCLHSVPGTFTPTTP
- the LOC118376659 gene encoding uncharacterized protein LOC118376659 isoform X26, which translates into the protein MPSLRPRCLHSDNSIPDAFTPSQMPSLRPRCLHSVPDAFTPSQMPSLRPRCLHSVPDAFTPSQMPSLRPRCLHSVPDAFTPSQMPSLRPRCLHSVPDAFTPSQMPSFRQLRPRCLHSDNSIPGAFTPTTPSQMPSLRPRCLHSDPGAFTPTTPTQMPSLRPRCLHSDNSIPDAFTPSQMPSLRPRCLHSVPDAFTPTQVPSLRQLRPRCLHSVPDAFTPTTPSQMPSLRPRCLHSVPGAFTPTTPSQMPSLRPRCLHSVPDAFTPSQVPSLRQLHPRCLHSVPGAFTPSQMPSLRPRCLHSVPDAFTPSQMPSLRPRCLHSVPGAFTPTTPSQMPSLRPRCLHSVPDAFTPSQMPSLRPRCLHSVPDAFTPSQMPSFRQLRPRCLHSDNSIPGAFTPTTPSQMPSLRPRCLHSDPGAFTPTTPTQVPSLRPRCLHSDNSIPDAFTPSQMPSLRPRCLHSDNSIPDAFTPSQMPSLRPRCLHSDNSDPGAFTPSQMPSLRQLHPRCLHSVPDAFTPSQMPSLRPRCLHSVPGAFTPTTPSQMPSLRPRCLHSVPGAFTPSQMPSLRPRCLHSVPDAFTPSQMPSLRPRCLHSVPGTFTPTTP